The following proteins come from a genomic window of Microbacterium lemovicicum:
- a CDS encoding shikimate 5-dehydrogenase codes for MPILNKDMTLCISLAARPSNLGTRFHNFLYEELGLNFIYKAFTTQDIEGAISGVRALGIRGCSVSMPFKEAVIPLVDEIEESAAAIESVNTIVNDGGRLTASNTDYEAIAQLIAEHRLDSASTVLVRGSGGMAKAVVAAFRGAGFDDLTVLARNETKGAALAEKYGYAAVTEDPAPGARIIVNVTPLGMDGTDAAAQAFGDDHVAAAEVVFDVVAFPAETPLIRAGRAAGAKVITGAEVIALQAARQFERYTGVAITPDQVARASAFSREG; via the coding sequence ATGCCGATTCTCAACAAGGACATGACGCTCTGCATCTCCCTGGCGGCGCGGCCGTCGAACCTCGGCACGCGGTTCCACAACTTCCTCTACGAGGAGCTCGGCCTGAACTTCATCTACAAGGCGTTCACGACCCAGGACATCGAGGGCGCGATCAGCGGCGTGCGCGCTCTGGGCATCCGCGGATGCTCGGTGTCGATGCCCTTCAAGGAGGCCGTGATCCCGCTCGTCGACGAGATCGAGGAGTCCGCGGCGGCCATCGAATCCGTCAACACCATCGTGAACGACGGTGGTCGCTTGACCGCGTCGAACACCGACTACGAGGCCATCGCGCAGCTGATCGCCGAGCACCGGCTCGACTCGGCGTCGACCGTGCTCGTGCGAGGATCCGGCGGCATGGCCAAGGCGGTGGTGGCCGCCTTCCGCGGCGCCGGCTTCGACGACCTGACCGTCCTCGCCCGGAACGAAACGAAGGGCGCCGCGCTGGCCGAGAAGTACGGCTACGCCGCTGTCACCGAAGACCCCGCGCCGGGCGCGCGCATCATCGTCAACGTCACACCTCTGGGCATGGACGGGACGGATGCCGCGGCCCAGGCGTTCGGCGACGACCACGTGGCCGCCGCCGAGGTGGTCTTCGACGTCGTCGCGTTCCCCGCCGAGACGCCGCTGATCCGCGCCGGCCGAGCCGCCGGCGCGAAGGTCATCACGGGTGCGGAGGTGATCGCCCTCCAGGCGGCGCGCCAGTTCGAGCGCTACACGGGAGTGGCGATCACCCCCGACCAGGTCGCCCGGGCGTCCGCGTTCTCCCGCGAGGGCTGA
- a CDS encoding NUDIX domain-containing protein, producing the protein MTIVPPASGEPRRPSGPRDPGDAWVVADSGEKYWGRFGAAGLLAVDAERGILLQHRVSWSHFGDTWALPGGARHEYESARDGALRESAEEAGVPAGAIRSRFESVLDLGIWSYTTLVGDVVQPFEPVISDPESRALAWVPVDQVDDLPLHPAFADSWPRLRELLDVRPVVVVDVANVVGSVPDGWWKDRAGAARRLVERLERLSDRGMDAAALGLPETTWFPGFVAVVEGDGRSAADSSTPAVRVVAAERSGDDAIVAQTVELRATGHDVRVVTSDRELAGRVTDAGASVAGTSWLLGQLG; encoded by the coding sequence GTGACGATCGTGCCGCCCGCCTCAGGCGAACCCCGCCGTCCGTCCGGTCCGCGTGACCCGGGCGACGCGTGGGTGGTCGCCGACTCGGGGGAGAAGTACTGGGGGCGCTTCGGCGCCGCGGGACTGCTCGCCGTCGACGCCGAGCGCGGCATCCTGCTGCAGCACCGGGTGTCGTGGAGTCATTTCGGCGACACGTGGGCGCTGCCGGGCGGCGCTCGGCACGAGTACGAGTCCGCGCGCGACGGTGCGTTGCGCGAGTCCGCCGAGGAGGCGGGCGTGCCCGCCGGGGCGATCCGCTCGCGCTTCGAGAGCGTGCTCGACCTGGGCATCTGGTCGTACACGACGCTCGTCGGCGACGTTGTGCAGCCCTTCGAGCCGGTGATCAGCGATCCGGAGAGCAGGGCTCTCGCCTGGGTGCCGGTCGATCAGGTCGACGATCTGCCGCTGCATCCGGCCTTCGCCGACTCGTGGCCCCGCCTGCGCGAGCTGCTCGACGTGCGACCGGTCGTGGTCGTCGACGTCGCGAACGTCGTCGGCTCCGTGCCCGACGGCTGGTGGAAGGACCGCGCCGGTGCCGCTCGTCGGCTCGTCGAACGGCTGGAGCGGCTGTCTGACCGGGGGATGGATGCTGCGGCCCTCGGCCTGCCCGAGACGACCTGGTTTCCCGGTTTCGTCGCGGTGGTCGAGGGCGACGGGCGGAGTGCGGCGGATTCGTCGACGCCTGCCGTGCGCGTCGTGGCGGCGGAGCGCTCGGGCGATGACGCGATCGTCGCGCAGACCGTGGAGCTGCGCGCGACGGGACACGATGTGCGCGTCGTCACGAGCGACCGCGAGCTGGCCGGGCGGGTGACGGATGCGGGTGCGTCTGTCGCGGGGACGAGCTGGCTGCTGGGGCAGTTGGGCTGA
- a CDS encoding aldo/keto reductase: MQQRPLGRTGRDVSVIGLGTWQLGADWGDVSEEDALAVLAASADAGVTLFDTADVYGDGRSETLIGRFLADRPDAGITVATKMGRRQEQVKENYTPENFRAWTERSRRNLRTDTLDLVQLHCPPTDVIEDDATYDALDALVADGAIAAYGVSVETSAQALAAIARPNVTNVQIIVNPFRLKPLDEVLPAADAAGVAIFARVPLASGMLSGKYTADTTFAANDHRSYNRQGEAFDRGETFSGVDYEVGLAASRELAAALPDGVTLPAATLAWIASRTGITTVIPGARTVAQATSNAAAASVAGLDLDAFDAAVHEVYDRHLRKAIHPLW; this comes from the coding sequence ATGCAGCAGCGACCCCTCGGCAGAACCGGCCGCGACGTCTCCGTCATCGGCCTCGGCACCTGGCAGCTCGGCGCCGATTGGGGCGATGTGAGCGAGGAGGACGCGCTCGCCGTCCTCGCCGCCTCCGCTGACGCCGGCGTCACGCTCTTCGACACCGCCGACGTGTACGGCGACGGCCGCTCGGAGACGCTCATCGGTCGCTTCCTCGCCGACCGCCCCGACGCGGGCATCACCGTGGCGACGAAGATGGGCCGCCGCCAGGAGCAGGTCAAGGAGAACTACACGCCGGAGAACTTCCGCGCCTGGACCGAGCGGTCGCGTCGCAATCTCCGCACCGACACGCTCGACCTGGTGCAGCTGCACTGCCCTCCCACCGATGTGATCGAGGACGACGCGACCTACGACGCCCTCGACGCGCTGGTCGCCGACGGCGCCATCGCCGCCTACGGCGTCTCGGTGGAGACCAGCGCGCAGGCGCTCGCCGCGATCGCCCGCCCGAACGTGACCAACGTGCAGATCATCGTCAACCCGTTCCGCCTCAAGCCCCTCGACGAGGTGCTGCCGGCAGCGGATGCCGCGGGCGTGGCCATCTTCGCGCGCGTCCCCCTGGCCAGCGGCATGCTGTCCGGCAAGTACACCGCCGACACGACCTTCGCGGCGAACGACCACCGCTCCTACAACCGCCAGGGCGAGGCGTTCGACCGGGGCGAGACGTTCTCCGGCGTGGACTACGAGGTCGGCCTCGCCGCCTCGCGCGAACTCGCGGCGGCACTCCCCGACGGAGTGACCCTCCCCGCGGCGACGCTGGCCTGGATCGCGAGCCGCACCGGCATCACGACCGTGATCCCCGGCGCGCGCACCGTCGCCCAGGCGACCTCGAACGCGGCGGCCGCCTCCGTGGCGGGCCTCGACCTCGACGCCTTCGACGCCGCCGTGCACGAGGTGTACGACCGCCACCTGCGAAAGGCCATCCACCCCCTCTGGTGA
- a CDS encoding serine hydrolase domain-containing protein, translated as MHDDVTRSIDDAVAGGVPFVIAGTTSASKTTFLHAAGRRGAVDDDMAEAAASDTVIGVYSVTKAFTTTVALQCVEDGILNLDAPAREYLPAIGELEVLEDLDDDGRMRTRPPVRDITSRMLLMHTSGLAYDMFDPRYAALARARRRSGSTTPLADSLRTPLLHDPGARWTYGTSLDWLGLIVAAVRAQRLDTVVQERICAPCGMTSTSFDLRPDMRARRAVLHRRRLDGTLAPVTVEPPDTPELDMGGQGLFSTVPDVLALLRVWLGDGSAPGGRVLQEATIERAVQGMPGLEVTPLASAAPGVTRDAEFFPGLRTSWATSFLVTDEDVPGGRRAGTLSWAGLANMHYWIDRRSGVAAVWATQLLPFFDPACAAGVAAFERAVYAGR; from the coding sequence ATGCACGACGACGTGACGCGCTCGATCGATGACGCGGTGGCCGGCGGTGTCCCGTTCGTCATCGCCGGAACCACATCGGCCTCGAAGACGACGTTCCTGCACGCGGCCGGGCGCCGCGGGGCGGTGGACGATGACATGGCGGAGGCCGCGGCATCCGACACCGTCATCGGTGTGTACTCCGTCACGAAGGCCTTCACGACCACCGTCGCCCTGCAGTGCGTGGAGGACGGGATCCTCAACCTCGACGCGCCGGCGCGCGAGTACCTGCCGGCCATCGGCGAGCTCGAGGTGCTGGAGGACCTCGACGACGACGGCCGGATGCGCACCCGGCCGCCCGTGCGCGACATCACGAGCCGGATGCTCCTCATGCACACGTCGGGTCTCGCCTACGACATGTTCGACCCCCGCTACGCGGCCCTCGCCCGAGCACGGCGCCGAAGCGGATCAACCACCCCGCTGGCCGACTCCCTGCGCACTCCCCTGCTTCACGATCCCGGCGCGCGCTGGACGTACGGCACCTCGCTCGACTGGCTCGGGCTGATCGTGGCCGCCGTGCGCGCACAGCGTCTCGACACCGTGGTGCAGGAGCGGATCTGCGCGCCGTGCGGCATGACGTCGACGTCCTTCGACCTGCGCCCCGACATGCGCGCGCGGAGGGCCGTGCTGCACCGGCGGCGTCTCGACGGCACGCTCGCGCCGGTCACCGTCGAACCGCCCGACACCCCCGAGCTCGACATGGGCGGGCAGGGCCTGTTCTCGACGGTCCCCGACGTGCTCGCCCTGCTGCGGGTGTGGCTCGGCGACGGCTCGGCACCCGGTGGACGTGTCCTGCAGGAGGCGACGATCGAGCGTGCCGTACAGGGGATGCCGGGGCTCGAGGTCACCCCGCTGGCCTCCGCCGCGCCGGGCGTGACGCGCGATGCGGAGTTCTTCCCCGGACTGCGCACGTCGTGGGCGACGTCGTTCCTCGTGACCGACGAGGACGTGCCGGGCGGACGGCGAGCCGGCACCCTGTCGTGGGCGGGGCTCGCCAACATGCACTACTGGATCGACCGGCGTTCGGGTGTCGCCGCGGTGTGGGCGACGCAGCTGCTGCCGTTCTTCGATCCGGCGTGCGCCGCCGGCGTCGCCGCGTTCGAGCGGGCGGTGTACGCGGGGCGCTGA
- a CDS encoding glutamine amidotransferase, whose product MKPFVLLATRAEDGPADEEYELFLRGTGLQPSELVRVRVEATRMPRFDFDEISGIFVGGGPFNASDPAEKKSPVQLRVEAEFSTLLDRVVRRDFPFLGACYGVGTLGAHQGAIIDRTHSEPISVVPVTLTEAGVYDPILAGMPAEFTAFVGHKEAIRVLPEHAVLLASSPACPVQMFRVGRNVYATQFHPELDVDGITTRIHAYADFGYFAADELELTLAAVRRAPVEHTARMLRTFTERFAR is encoded by the coding sequence GTGAAACCCTTCGTGCTGCTGGCGACGCGCGCCGAGGACGGGCCGGCCGACGAGGAGTACGAGCTCTTCCTGCGCGGCACCGGTCTGCAGCCGTCGGAGCTCGTGCGGGTGCGGGTGGAGGCGACGCGGATGCCGCGCTTCGACTTCGACGAGATCTCCGGCATCTTCGTGGGCGGAGGGCCTTTCAACGCGTCGGACCCGGCGGAGAAGAAGTCGCCGGTGCAGCTGCGCGTCGAAGCCGAGTTCTCGACGCTCCTCGACCGCGTCGTGCGGCGGGACTTCCCGTTCCTCGGCGCCTGCTACGGCGTGGGGACCCTCGGCGCGCACCAGGGCGCGATCATCGACCGCACGCACTCCGAGCCGATCAGTGTCGTGCCGGTGACGCTCACCGAGGCGGGTGTCTACGACCCGATCCTCGCGGGGATGCCGGCCGAGTTCACCGCATTCGTCGGGCACAAGGAGGCCATCCGGGTGCTCCCGGAGCACGCCGTCCTCCTGGCGTCCTCCCCCGCCTGTCCGGTCCAGATGTTCCGCGTCGGACGCAATGTCTACGCCACGCAGTTCCACCCCGAGCTGGACGTCGACGGCATCACCACGCGCATCCACGCGTACGCCGACTTCGGATACTTCGCCGCCGACGAACTCGAGCTGACTCTCGCCGCCGTGCGTCGCGCGCCCGTCGAGCACACCGCGCGGATGCTCCGCACCTTCACGGAGCGCTTCGCCCGCTGA
- a CDS encoding RNA-binding S4 domain-containing protein, protein MDATSARVDAWLWAVRVYKTRSAATAACRAGHVRVNGDRVKAAQPVRPGDELRVRIAGFDRQLVVRRPISKRVGAAVVAESMEDRTPPPPPRESIAFVPMRDRGAGRPTKRERRDIDRLRGRDADDD, encoded by the coding sequence ATGGATGCCACGTCCGCCCGTGTGGACGCCTGGCTGTGGGCGGTCCGGGTCTACAAGACGCGCTCCGCCGCGACGGCCGCCTGCCGTGCCGGACATGTGCGGGTGAACGGCGACAGGGTGAAGGCCGCTCAGCCGGTGCGCCCGGGAGACGAGCTTCGCGTCCGCATCGCCGGCTTCGACCGTCAGCTCGTCGTCCGGCGTCCCATCAGCAAGCGCGTCGGGGCCGCCGTGGTCGCGGAGTCGATGGAGGACCGGACTCCCCCACCGCCGCCGCGCGAATCCATCGCCTTCGTCCCCATGCGCGATCGCGGCGCCGGCCGTCCCACGAAGCGCGAACGTCGCGACATCGATCGGCTCCGCGGCCGCGACGCCGACGACGACTGA
- a CDS encoding NADPH:quinone reductase: MRAIVYTAPGDSSVLTLVDREPGAPGPGEVRVRIAVSGVNPTDWKARAGSTRRQDFTEVVPDQDGAGVIDAVGDGVDSLSVGDRVWVHLAQHERPTGTAQEFTVVPASRAVPLPDDVDFALGASLGVPAVTAHRALTVHEQGPAVLSPGSLDGRVVLVAGGAGAVGHAAIQLARWAGATVISTISSESKAALARAAGAHHTIDYTAGDVVAQVREIAPHGVDHIVEVSISVNAAIDAEIAANHASIAYYADDGGRDDFAMPVRPTFAKNVRVQGVLLYTVGEEALDAAVTAITAALADGALPVGEEHGLPLTWFPLEETAAAHDAVEGATVGKVLVRVAEL, translated from the coding sequence ATGAGAGCCATCGTCTACACCGCCCCCGGTGATTCCTCCGTCCTCACGCTGGTCGATCGCGAACCCGGCGCGCCCGGCCCCGGTGAGGTGCGCGTGCGCATCGCCGTATCGGGCGTGAATCCGACCGATTGGAAGGCCCGCGCCGGCTCGACCCGCCGACAGGACTTCACGGAGGTGGTGCCCGATCAGGACGGCGCGGGCGTGATCGACGCCGTCGGCGATGGGGTCGACAGTCTGTCCGTCGGCGATCGCGTATGGGTGCACCTGGCTCAGCACGAGCGGCCCACCGGCACTGCGCAGGAGTTCACCGTCGTGCCCGCATCACGAGCCGTCCCGCTGCCCGACGACGTCGACTTCGCGCTCGGCGCCAGCCTGGGTGTGCCTGCCGTGACGGCGCATCGCGCTCTGACCGTGCATGAGCAGGGACCGGCCGTGCTCTCCCCCGGGTCTCTCGACGGCCGGGTCGTCCTCGTCGCCGGCGGTGCGGGAGCGGTCGGTCATGCCGCGATCCAGCTCGCACGCTGGGCGGGAGCGACGGTCATCTCCACGATCAGCTCGGAGAGCAAGGCGGCGCTCGCCCGGGCCGCCGGAGCTCACCACACCATCGACTACACCGCGGGTGACGTCGTGGCGCAGGTGCGCGAGATCGCGCCCCATGGTGTCGATCACATCGTCGAGGTGTCGATCTCGGTCAACGCGGCGATCGACGCCGAGATCGCGGCGAACCACGCGAGCATCGCGTACTACGCCGACGACGGCGGCCGCGACGACTTCGCGATGCCCGTGCGCCCGACCTTCGCCAAGAACGTGCGCGTGCAGGGCGTGCTGCTGTACACCGTCGGCGAAGAGGCTCTGGATGCTGCGGTCACCGCGATCACGGCGGCGCTCGCCGACGGCGCGCTTCCGGTGGGTGAGGAGCACGGCCTGCCGCTGACGTGGTTCCCGCTCGAGGAGACCGCCGCCGCCCATGACGCCGTCGAAGGCGCGACCGTGGGCAAGGTGCTGGTGCGCGTCGCCGAGCTCTGA
- a CDS encoding DUF1905 domain-containing protein produces the protein MNIDFDDVVFLWKARTDSDWFFTAVPAELSELIREIPRPTRGFGSVRVDARVGLSAWRTSIFPSADGRYWLPLKRSVRDAEHLVEDGPVSVALKILDA, from the coding sequence GTGAACATCGACTTCGACGACGTCGTCTTCCTCTGGAAGGCTCGCACCGATTCGGACTGGTTCTTCACCGCCGTCCCGGCCGAGCTCAGCGAGCTGATCCGCGAGATCCCGCGCCCGACGCGCGGCTTCGGCTCCGTCCGCGTCGACGCCCGTGTCGGGCTGTCCGCCTGGCGGACCTCGATCTTCCCGAGCGCCGACGGGCGCTACTGGCTCCCGCTCAAGCGCTCGGTCCGCGACGCGGAGCACCTGGTCGAAGACGGTCCGGTCTCCGTCGCGCTCAAGATCCTCGACGCCTGA
- a CDS encoding HNH endonuclease signature motif containing protein yields the protein MAVFSAHRFVRLDALRREQLDDAARAGRELTDVVERGIRLEVAAALRITEFAAARLLATAEALVDRYPALLDSLASARITERHAELLVESLDQLGARVAGDTIRRALAVAEGESVGTLRRFLRRMVDEATEASLAERHVEALRRRRILVEPADDGMAWLMALMPAVEAHAAHGRITAMAKVLAGREGEKRTLDQLRADVVGDLLIDDESSAHPDETRGIRATVAVTVPVLALLDGSENGSSGVPGLTATAGMARVEGVGPISVAQARALCGGADGWMRILTHPETGAVLSVGRDLYRPPPALRRLVRWRADRCMAPGCGMPAGRCEIDHTVAWEAGGTTELSNLAPVCKGHHLVKHHGGWQVRQVEGSGGALEWTSPTGRRYTVAPERRVPVFLAADDSTAPF from the coding sequence ATGGCGGTCTTCAGCGCCCACCGGTTCGTGCGTCTCGACGCGCTGCGACGCGAGCAGCTCGACGACGCCGCGCGAGCGGGGCGGGAGCTCACCGACGTCGTCGAGCGCGGGATCCGTCTGGAGGTCGCGGCGGCGCTGCGCATCACGGAGTTCGCGGCTGCTCGTCTGCTGGCCACGGCGGAGGCGCTCGTCGATCGCTATCCCGCGCTGCTCGATTCGCTCGCGTCGGCGCGCATCACCGAACGCCACGCGGAGCTTCTCGTCGAGAGCCTCGACCAGCTCGGGGCGCGGGTCGCGGGCGACACGATCAGACGCGCTCTCGCCGTCGCTGAGGGGGAGTCAGTGGGAACCCTCCGCCGATTCCTCCGCCGCATGGTCGACGAAGCGACCGAGGCCTCGCTCGCCGAGCGTCACGTGGAGGCGCTGCGTCGTCGGCGCATCCTCGTCGAGCCGGCCGATGACGGGATGGCCTGGCTGATGGCACTGATGCCGGCGGTCGAGGCGCACGCCGCGCACGGCAGGATCACCGCGATGGCGAAGGTGCTGGCCGGGCGTGAGGGCGAGAAGCGCACGCTCGATCAGCTGCGGGCGGACGTGGTGGGCGACCTGCTCATCGACGACGAGTCGTCGGCGCATCCGGACGAGACGCGGGGCATACGCGCGACCGTGGCCGTCACCGTGCCGGTGCTCGCACTGCTCGACGGGTCGGAGAACGGGTCCTCGGGAGTCCCGGGTCTCACGGCGACAGCGGGGATGGCGCGGGTGGAGGGCGTCGGCCCGATCTCGGTCGCGCAGGCGCGCGCGCTCTGCGGAGGAGCGGACGGATGGATGCGGATCCTGACCCACCCCGAGACCGGCGCCGTCCTCTCGGTGGGCCGCGACCTTTACAGGCCGCCGCCGGCTCTCCGACGACTCGTGCGATGGCGAGCGGATCGGTGCATGGCGCCCGGCTGCGGGATGCCGGCCGGTCGGTGCGAGATCGACCACACCGTGGCGTGGGAAGCCGGCGGCACCACCGAGCTGTCGAATCTCGCTCCCGTCTGCAAAGGCCACCACCTCGTCAAGCACCACGGCGGCTGGCAGGTTCGCCAGGTCGAAGGCAGCGGAGGCGCGCTCGAGTGGACCTCACCGACGGGGCGCCGCTACACCGTCGCTCCCGAGCGCCGGGTACCGGTCTTCCTCGCGGCGGACGATTCCACCGCGCCGTTCTGA
- a CDS encoding GNAT family N-acetyltransferase — protein sequence MTDIVIAPATADRFDDAEHALTGGGDGTTCQCQWWTITNAEFNASTQDERAGMLRAELDGDVPPALIAYVDGAAAGWVRVGPRTLQRRIARTRMIAQNSTEPLDDDGVWAVSCFAVRSEHRGRGLNRRLLDDAIAFARDRGARALEAYPIDTAVGTHHSSELYHGLLSVFEEAGFREVARPKPDRPIVLLDLEG from the coding sequence ATGACCGACATCGTCATCGCTCCCGCGACCGCCGACCGCTTCGACGACGCTGAGCACGCTCTCACCGGCGGCGGCGACGGCACGACCTGTCAGTGCCAGTGGTGGACCATCACGAACGCCGAGTTCAACGCGAGCACGCAGGACGAGAGGGCCGGGATGCTGCGCGCCGAACTCGACGGCGACGTGCCTCCCGCGCTCATCGCGTACGTCGACGGGGCCGCAGCGGGGTGGGTGCGTGTCGGCCCGCGCACCCTTCAGCGGAGGATCGCGCGCACCCGGATGATCGCGCAGAACTCGACCGAACCCTTGGACGACGACGGGGTGTGGGCGGTGTCCTGCTTCGCCGTGCGGAGCGAGCACCGCGGGCGCGGGCTGAACCGCCGCCTGCTCGACGATGCGATCGCGTTCGCCCGCGACCGCGGCGCCCGCGCGCTCGAGGCGTATCCCATCGACACGGCCGTCGGCACGCACCACTCGAGCGAGCTCTATCACGGCCTCCTCTCGGTGTTCGAAGAGGCCGGCTTCCGCGAGGTGGCGCGCCCGAAGCCCGATCGTCCCATCGTGCTCCTCGACCTCGAAGGCTGA
- a CDS encoding prepilin peptidase, with the protein MSPPDALAGVAVLLSYAWLAAASVVLTVVDVRTHRLPDRVVLPGYAVGIVLFAIAAALTNDPGPLLRAVVAGAALFTGFLLLRVVNTAGLGGGDVKLAGVLGLFLGRIGWDAVLTGLVVAFLIGGVSALVLLALRRARRSTALPFGPFLLAGAWCGILTAVVVA; encoded by the coding sequence ATGTCCCCGCCCGACGCGCTCGCCGGCGTCGCGGTGCTCCTGTCGTACGCCTGGCTGGCGGCCGCGAGCGTGGTCCTCACCGTGGTCGACGTGCGGACGCACCGGCTCCCGGACCGCGTCGTGCTGCCGGGCTACGCCGTCGGGATCGTCCTGTTCGCCATCGCCGCGGCGCTGACGAACGACCCCGGGCCGCTGCTGCGTGCCGTCGTCGCGGGGGCGGCGCTATTCACCGGCTTCCTGCTGCTGCGGGTCGTCAACACCGCCGGCCTGGGCGGAGGCGACGTCAAGCTCGCCGGCGTGCTGGGGCTCTTCCTCGGCCGGATCGGCTGGGACGCCGTGCTCACCGGGCTCGTGGTCGCCTTCCTGATCGGCGGCGTCTCCGCGCTCGTCCTTCTCGCCCTGCGGCGGGCGCGGCGCTCCACGGCGCTGCCGTTCGGACCGTTCCTGCTCGCGGGCGCATGGTGCGGCATCCTCACCGCCGTCGTCGTCGCGTGA
- a CDS encoding YihY/virulence factor BrkB family protein: protein MAEASPSPALIPRVIARALTLTPVRVFLLYGERRGPMLADSITYRTLFSVFAGVLLGFSVAAVWLAGNPVAWQALIDAVDSAIPGLVGEGGVIDPDAIKAPTGFTVAGVIALIGLLGAAIGAIGSLRTAIRLIAGKVHDDTLPVIVMGRNLLLAIALGGALAVSAAATFLATAGIGILTDLLGFDETSPAAVIGTRAVSVLAVFLLDAIVVAVMFRTLSGTRPPRRALLTGAVIGGIGLTVLQQLSGLFVGGATSNPLLGVFATLIALLLWINLSAQVILIASAWIVVTMAQESDRVHERFGAATFVQRRVRQAEASVRVATDELQAARTAESAERAAMEKAAAKAAEKEAAKAAEKTSG, encoded by the coding sequence ATGGCCGAGGCATCCCCATCGCCCGCACTGATCCCCCGAGTGATCGCCCGCGCGCTCACTCTCACACCCGTTCGGGTGTTCCTGCTCTACGGGGAGCGCCGCGGGCCGATGCTCGCCGACAGCATCACCTACCGCACGCTGTTCAGCGTCTTCGCCGGCGTGCTCCTCGGCTTCTCCGTCGCCGCCGTCTGGCTGGCCGGCAACCCCGTCGCGTGGCAGGCGCTCATCGACGCCGTGGACAGCGCCATCCCCGGTCTGGTCGGGGAGGGCGGCGTCATCGACCCGGACGCGATCAAGGCGCCCACGGGCTTCACCGTGGCCGGCGTGATCGCCCTCATCGGTCTGCTGGGTGCGGCGATCGGAGCGATCGGCTCGCTGCGCACGGCCATCCGGCTCATCGCCGGGAAGGTGCACGACGACACGCTGCCCGTCATCGTGATGGGCCGCAATCTGCTGCTGGCCATCGCCCTCGGCGGCGCTCTCGCGGTCTCGGCGGCCGCGACGTTCCTCGCGACCGCGGGCATCGGCATCCTGACAGACCTGCTGGGGTTCGATGAGACATCGCCTGCGGCGGTCATCGGCACCCGCGCCGTCTCGGTGCTGGCCGTCTTCCTCCTCGACGCGATCGTCGTCGCGGTGATGTTCCGCACCCTCTCCGGCACGCGCCCCCCGCGTCGCGCTCTGCTCACGGGCGCGGTGATCGGCGGCATCGGCCTCACCGTGCTGCAGCAGCTGTCGGGCCTGTTCGTCGGCGGCGCCACGTCCAACCCGCTGCTGGGCGTCTTCGCGACGCTCATCGCGCTGCTGCTGTGGATCAACCTCAGCGCGCAGGTGATCCTCATCGCCTCCGCCTGGATCGTCGTCACGATGGCGCAGGAGAGCGACCGCGTGCACGAGCGGTTCGGCGCCGCGACCTTCGTGCAGCGTCGGGTGCGTCAGGCGGAGGCCTCGGTGCGCGTCGCCACCGACGAGCTGCAGGCCGCCCGCACCGCCGAGTCCGCCGAGCGCGCGGCGATGGAGAAGGCTGCGGCGAAGGCGGCCGAGAAGGAGGCCGCGAAAGCCGCGGAGAAGACGTCCGGCTGA